A single region of the Gephyromycinifex aptenodytis genome encodes:
- a CDS encoding electron transfer flavoprotein subunit beta/FixA family protein — MNIVVCVKYVPDAQSDRTFDSSDNTTDRVNVDGLMCELDEYAVEEALKIKEAGEGEVTVLTMGPQKAVDAVKKALQMGADKAVHVCDDALAGSDSVATSLVLAKAVEKIGGVDLVLTGMASTDGEMSVVPAMLAERLGLPQVTFASELTVEGGSVTIRRDGDVATEIITSSLPAVVSVTDQINEPRYPSFKGIMAAKKKPMETWSLADLGVEASEVGLDAAWTKVLETKKRPPRQQGLVVTDDGSGGAVLAQFLSMQKFI; from the coding sequence ATGAACATCGTCGTCTGTGTCAAGTACGTCCCTGATGCACAGTCAGACCGCACATTCGACAGCTCCGACAACACGACCGATCGAGTAAACGTCGACGGTCTGATGTGTGAGCTCGACGAATATGCCGTCGAAGAGGCCCTCAAGATCAAGGAGGCCGGGGAGGGTGAAGTCACCGTCTTGACCATGGGGCCGCAGAAGGCGGTCGACGCGGTCAAGAAGGCGCTGCAGATGGGCGCCGACAAAGCCGTGCACGTGTGTGACGACGCCCTTGCCGGGTCGGACTCGGTCGCTACCTCCTTGGTTCTGGCCAAAGCTGTCGAGAAGATCGGCGGTGTCGACCTGGTACTGACCGGGATGGCTTCCACCGACGGTGAGATGTCGGTCGTTCCGGCGATGCTCGCCGAGCGTCTCGGCCTGCCACAGGTCACCTTCGCCTCGGAGTTGACGGTAGAGGGTGGGTCGGTGACGATCCGCCGCGACGGCGACGTGGCGACGGAGATCATCACCTCCAGCCTCCCGGCCGTGGTGTCGGTCACCGACCAGATCAACGAGCCGCGCTACCCCTCGTTCAAGGGGATCATGGCCGCCAAGAAGAAGCCGATGGAAACCTGGTCGTTGGCCGACCTGGGGGTCGAAGCGAGCGAGGTCGGTCTCGACGCGGCGTGGACCAAGGTCCTGGAGACCAAGAAGCGTCCTCCGCGCCAGCAAGGACTGGTCGTCACCGACGACGGCAGCGGCGGCGCAGTGCTGGCGCAGTTCCTGTCCATGCAGAAGTTCATCTGA